In Sinorhizobium sojae CCBAU 05684, a single window of DNA contains:
- a CDS encoding Ldh family oxidoreductase: MNGIAEKRVIAKETLEAFSASLLEAGGFKRDYARQSAELLVWANLRGADSHGVLRIPRYIEMTELGIVNGDARPELSREFGAVAVIEGDRVPGATGMSMAADKAVALAETFGIGLCSIVRTSHCGAIGYFTEKVAKAGMIGIAMSASKPLMVYHGSRSEGVSTNPLSIAAPGKDANHPIVLDMSTAAVALGKVMAAKDAGRSIPADWGVDADGVATTDPAKVKAVLPMAGPKGSGLSLMIEVLVSVLAGNPLISAALTENRDAGFNGLVIALSPQAFGLKGRFEAEVDQLARAIRSLPPAAGSDHVLLPGERGLLLAERRLQEGIPIAAGTKSRLAEEAFRRGVAVPLELQ; the protein is encoded by the coding sequence ATGAATGGGATCGCGGAAAAGAGAGTGATCGCGAAGGAAACGCTGGAGGCCTTTTCCGCGTCTCTCCTCGAGGCGGGCGGTTTCAAGCGCGACTATGCCCGGCAGTCCGCGGAGCTTCTGGTCTGGGCCAATCTGCGCGGCGCGGACTCGCACGGTGTCTTGCGCATCCCCCGCTACATCGAGATGACCGAGCTCGGCATCGTCAACGGAGACGCAAGACCGGAACTTTCGAGAGAATTCGGAGCCGTTGCCGTCATCGAAGGCGACCGGGTGCCGGGGGCAACCGGCATGTCCATGGCGGCGGACAAGGCCGTGGCGCTGGCCGAGACGTTCGGCATCGGCCTGTGTTCGATCGTCAGGACGAGCCATTGCGGGGCAATCGGCTATTTCACCGAGAAGGTTGCGAAAGCCGGCATGATCGGCATCGCCATGTCGGCCTCGAAACCGCTGATGGTCTATCACGGATCCCGGAGCGAAGGCGTTTCAACCAATCCGCTGTCGATCGCGGCGCCGGGCAAGGACGCGAACCACCCCATCGTGCTCGACATGTCGACGGCGGCCGTCGCGCTCGGCAAGGTCATGGCGGCCAAGGATGCCGGGAGATCGATTCCCGCCGATTGGGGCGTCGATGCCGACGGCGTTGCGACAACCGACCCGGCAAAGGTCAAGGCGGTGTTGCCCATGGCAGGCCCGAAGGGCTCCGGACTTTCGTTGATGATCGAAGTTCTGGTGAGCGTCCTCGCCGGCAATCCGCTCATTTCGGCCGCGCTCACGGAAAACAGGGATGCCGGCTTCAACGGCCTGGTGATCGCGCTCAGCCCGCAAGCATTCGGGCTAAAGGGCAGGTTCGAGGCGGAGGTCGATCAGCTCGCCCGTGCCATCAGGTCCTTGCCCCCGGCCGCAGGCAGCGATCACGTGCTCCTGCCAGGGGAGCGCGGGTTGCTGCTGGCTGAGAGGCGGCTTCAAGAAGGTATTCCAATAGCCGCAGGGACGAAAAGCCGCCTTGCAGAGGAGGCCTTCAGGCGCGGTGTTGCGGTTCCCTTGGAGCTCCAGTGA
- a CDS encoding GntR family transcriptional regulator encodes MTENIFHKLRDDIENGIVTGEFEPGERLDETQLAKRFGVSRTPIREALMQLSATGLVEIRPRRGAVVVDPAPQRVFEMFEVMAELEGMAGALAARRHTEEDRSALISAHEKCKEAVASEDTDRYYYENEIFHRAIYAASHSGFLEDQCTALHRRLRPYRRLQLRVRNRMKVSFKEHGEIVEAILAGDAEGARERLRGHVAVQGDRFGDLIANLSNRERRLG; translated from the coding sequence ATGACCGAGAACATTTTCCACAAGCTCCGCGATGACATCGAAAACGGCATCGTGACGGGCGAGTTCGAGCCGGGTGAACGCCTGGATGAGACGCAGTTGGCCAAGCGCTTCGGCGTGTCCCGAACGCCCATCCGCGAGGCCTTGATGCAGTTGAGCGCGACCGGGCTGGTCGAAATCAGGCCACGGCGCGGTGCCGTCGTCGTCGATCCGGCGCCGCAGCGCGTCTTCGAGATGTTCGAGGTGATGGCCGAACTGGAGGGCATGGCCGGCGCTCTTGCCGCCCGCCGGCATACGGAGGAAGACCGGTCCGCGCTCATCTCCGCCCACGAGAAGTGCAAGGAGGCGGTCGCCAGCGAGGACACCGACCGCTACTATTACGAGAACGAAATCTTCCACCGCGCGATCTACGCGGCGAGCCATAGCGGCTTCCTCGAGGACCAATGCACGGCGCTGCATCGCCGCCTTCGTCCCTATCGCCGCCTGCAGCTCAGGGTTCGCAACCGGATGAAGGTGTCCTTCAAGGAGCATGGAGAAATTGTCGAGGCCATTCTCGCCGGCGACGCGGAGGGGGCGCGGGAGCGCCTGCGCGGTCACGTCGCCGTTCAAGGCGATCGCTTCGGCGACCTCATCGCCAATCTTTCGAATCGCGAGCGCCGACTTGGCTAG
- a CDS encoding TRAP transporter substrate-binding protein translates to MSSFRRKLGACAVAALGSLIVSTAAAQTILKASHQFPGGKGDIRDEMVQLIAREVSAANVGLEIQVFPGASLYKPNDQWNAVTRGLLDMTSFPLDYASGRHPEFSATLMPGLVGNFDRAMRLNDSEFMQDIKKVIEDAGAIVIADAWLSGAFASKTHCITSPETIKGQVIRAAGPAFEEMLVEAGASISSMPSSEIYTGMQTGVLDAANTSSASFVSYRLFEQAKCLTAPGENALWFMYEPVLVSKRIFEGLTEEQQKAILAAGEKAEAYFNKEVRKGDQVMIDTYKKAGVEVVEMTKEDYDAWLEVAKESSYKNFAANVRGGDKLIEKALAVE, encoded by the coding sequence ATGAGCAGTTTTCGACGGAAGCTGGGAGCTTGCGCTGTCGCAGCCCTCGGCAGCTTGATCGTCTCGACGGCGGCCGCCCAGACTATCTTGAAGGCTTCGCATCAGTTCCCGGGCGGCAAGGGCGACATTCGCGACGAGATGGTGCAGTTGATCGCCCGCGAAGTCAGCGCGGCGAATGTCGGCCTCGAAATCCAGGTTTTCCCCGGTGCCTCGCTCTACAAGCCGAACGACCAGTGGAATGCGGTCACGCGCGGCCTGCTCGACATGACGTCGTTTCCGCTCGACTATGCTTCGGGTCGCCATCCGGAATTCTCCGCCACGCTGATGCCGGGGCTCGTCGGCAATTTCGACCGCGCCATGCGGCTCAACGATTCAGAATTCATGCAGGACATCAAAAAGGTCATCGAGGATGCCGGCGCAATCGTGATCGCCGACGCCTGGCTGTCCGGCGCCTTCGCTTCCAAGACGCATTGCATCACCTCGCCCGAGACGATCAAGGGTCAGGTGATCCGCGCCGCCGGGCCCGCCTTCGAGGAGATGTTGGTGGAAGCGGGCGCTTCGATTTCGTCCATGCCCTCGTCGGAAATCTATACGGGCATGCAGACCGGCGTGCTCGACGCGGCCAATACCTCATCGGCGAGCTTCGTCTCCTACCGCCTTTTCGAGCAGGCCAAGTGCCTGACCGCGCCGGGCGAAAACGCCCTCTGGTTCATGTACGAGCCGGTGCTGGTGTCGAAGCGCATCTTTGAAGGCCTGACGGAAGAACAGCAAAAGGCGATCCTGGCCGCGGGCGAGAAGGCGGAGGCCTATTTCAACAAGGAGGTCCGCAAGGGTGACCAGGTCATGATCGACACCTACAAGAAGGCCGGCGTCGAAGTGGTCGAGATGACGAAGGAAGACTACGACGCCTGGCTCGAGGTCGCAAAGGAGTCGTCCTACAAGAACTTTGCCGCCAACGTACGCGGCGGAGACAAGCTGATCGAAAAGGCGCTGGCTGTCGAGTGA
- a CDS encoding TRAP transporter small permease subunit: MLKAYIQAVGNASRGLAIVATALIIASMLVVCQMILMRYVFRQATIWQTDFVVFSATAAMFLGAPYVLLKGGHVGVDVVEVMVGDRTRSALRVVASLLGLLFCIIMLIATWIQFHDAWAGNWKHSSVWAPPLWVPLAALPVSFAMLCLQYVAQVLTLLTAAGAPATVSHGDVESESVPNANSHPREIIQ, translated from the coding sequence ATGCTCAAGGCCTATATCCAGGCTGTCGGCAATGCTTCGCGCGGGCTCGCGATCGTTGCGACGGCCCTGATCATCGCGTCGATGCTCGTCGTCTGCCAGATGATCCTGATGCGCTATGTGTTTCGCCAGGCAACGATCTGGCAAACGGACTTCGTCGTGTTTTCCGCAACCGCAGCCATGTTTCTCGGCGCGCCTTACGTGTTGCTCAAGGGAGGCCATGTCGGGGTGGATGTCGTCGAGGTGATGGTCGGCGACCGCACGCGATCGGCCTTGCGCGTCGTTGCAAGCCTGCTCGGTCTCCTCTTCTGCATCATCATGCTCATAGCGACCTGGATTCAGTTTCACGACGCATGGGCAGGCAACTGGAAACACTCCAGCGTCTGGGCGCCGCCCCTTTGGGTGCCGCTCGCTGCCCTTCCCGTCAGCTTTGCCATGCTCTGTCTGCAATATGTCGCGCAGGTCCTGACCCTCCTGACCGCTGCGGGAGCGCCGGCAACAGTCAGCCATGGCGATGTCGAATCGGAATCGGTGCCAAACGCCAATTCTCATCCCCGGGAGATCATCCAATGA
- a CDS encoding TRAP transporter large permease produces MSPTISGLMIVACLFVLLATGMPIAFALGLSAFAALYMQSGAAIFYVLGDTMFSGIANLAYVSIPMFVLMGAAVASSPAGSDLYTSLDRWLNRIPGGLILSNIGACAIFSGMTGSSPATCAAIGKMGIPEMLRRGYPTSVASGSIAAGGTLGILIPPSVTLIVYGIATETSIGRLFMAGVLPGILLTTLFMAWAIVDCKRKGYEFDARFIRYSIKERLAGLPRILPFLLIIAGTLYVLYGGIATPSEAAGAGAFLTLLVVIVAYRLFRLRPVAGIFGSAMKESVMIMMIMAAAELFAFALSSLFITQTVATAIADMEVNRWVLMLIINVFLLICGMFLPPVAVIVMTAPMLFPIVTQAGFDPYWFAIVLTINMEVGLITPPIGLNLFVINAIAPQIPTKDILWGSLPYVLVMFLAIIILCLFPEIATWLPNQMLGAIQ; encoded by the coding sequence ATGAGCCCGACCATTTCCGGACTGATGATCGTTGCCTGCCTCTTCGTACTGCTCGCAACGGGCATGCCGATCGCGTTTGCCCTGGGGCTTTCCGCCTTCGCGGCGCTCTACATGCAGAGCGGCGCTGCCATTTTCTACGTGCTCGGGGACACGATGTTCTCCGGCATCGCCAATCTTGCCTATGTGTCCATCCCGATGTTTGTCCTCATGGGCGCGGCGGTCGCCTCGTCCCCGGCGGGATCGGACCTCTACACCTCCCTGGACCGGTGGCTGAACCGCATCCCGGGCGGCCTCATCCTGTCCAATATCGGCGCCTGTGCCATCTTCTCCGGCATGACCGGTTCTTCGCCGGCGACCTGCGCGGCGATCGGCAAGATGGGCATTCCGGAGATGCTGCGACGGGGCTATCCGACCTCGGTCGCAAGCGGCTCGATCGCGGCCGGCGGCACGCTTGGCATTCTCATTCCCCCATCCGTGACACTGATCGTCTACGGCATTGCGACCGAGACCTCCATCGGCCGGCTCTTCATGGCCGGCGTCCTCCCAGGCATCCTCCTGACGACCTTGTTCATGGCCTGGGCGATCGTCGATTGCAAACGGAAGGGCTACGAATTCGATGCGCGTTTCATCCGCTATTCGATCAAGGAGCGGCTGGCTGGCCTTCCGCGCATCCTGCCGTTCCTGCTGATCATCGCAGGAACGCTTTACGTGCTTTACGGCGGGATCGCCACGCCGTCGGAGGCGGCCGGCGCTGGCGCCTTCCTCACGCTGCTCGTGGTGATCGTCGCCTATCGCCTGTTCCGCCTTCGGCCCGTCGCCGGCATTTTCGGATCGGCGATGAAGGAAAGCGTCATGATCATGATGATCATGGCGGCCGCCGAACTCTTCGCCTTTGCGCTCTCCTCGCTGTTCATCACCCAGACTGTCGCGACGGCAATCGCCGACATGGAAGTCAACCGCTGGGTGTTGATGTTGATCATCAACGTCTTTCTCTTGATCTGCGGCATGTTCCTGCCGCCCGTCGCCGTCATCGTGATGACCGCGCCAATGCTCTTCCCGATCGTCACGCAGGCGGGATTCGACCCCTACTGGTTCGCGATCGTGCTGACGATCAATATGGAAGTCGGCTTGATCACGCCGCCGATCGGGCTCAATCTTTTCGTCATCAACGCGATTGCGCCGCAAATTCCGACGAAGGACATTCTCTGGGGCTCCCTCCCCTATGTGCTGGTGATGTTCCTGGCGATCATCATCCTCTGCCTCTTTCCGGAGATTGCGACGTGGCTGCCGAACCAGATGCTGGGGGCAATCCAATGA
- a CDS encoding malonyl-CoA decarboxylase, whose translation MSRTSFFSDMLQTIADRGRRFLSLGPAREGEADAVDTMEGLCETLLSSRGEASGMALAKNILDRWQSFDPQQRRDFVIVLLARFGPDTERLEQAIENYRAEPNPKALLELSVAAEPRRQELIRRLNLAPNGIATLVRMREDLLKFKADNPDLAAVDADFAHLFGSWFNRGFLVLRPINWSTPANILEKIIRYEAVHHIGGWDELRLRLAPEDRRCFAFFHPQLVDDPLIFVEVALTREMPSNIADLLTEDRAPIRAADATSAVFYSISNCQEGLKGISFGNFLIKQVVEDLRREFPRLDTFATLSPVPGFAEWLLRERRAEISDALSAADRSKLAALDDPGWADQPQLLASIKPVMTAAAAWYFLKARNRNGKVVDPVARFHLGNGARLERINFLADRSGRAMRQAHGLMVNYLYKLDDIETNHETFATRGQVVAAPAIRRLVPADKGPRSLVPVPGVLPPDVQSSDAARKKGSKEFTS comes from the coding sequence ATGAGCAGGACGTCTTTCTTCAGCGACATGTTGCAGACGATCGCCGACCGCGGCCGCCGTTTCCTGTCGTTAGGACCCGCACGCGAAGGCGAAGCCGATGCGGTCGACACGATGGAAGGCCTTTGCGAAACGCTGCTGTCGAGCCGAGGCGAAGCGTCGGGTATGGCGCTTGCGAAGAATATTCTGGACCGCTGGCAAAGCTTCGATCCGCAGCAGCGGCGCGACTTCGTGATCGTGCTGCTCGCGCGCTTCGGACCCGATACCGAGCGGCTGGAGCAGGCGATCGAGAACTATCGCGCCGAGCCCAACCCGAAGGCCCTGCTGGAATTGAGCGTGGCGGCCGAGCCTCGCCGGCAGGAACTGATCCGCAGGCTCAATCTGGCGCCGAACGGCATCGCCACGCTCGTGCGGATGCGGGAGGATCTCCTCAAGTTCAAAGCCGATAACCCCGACCTTGCGGCCGTCGACGCAGACTTCGCCCATCTTTTCGGATCGTGGTTCAATCGCGGCTTCCTCGTATTGCGGCCGATCAACTGGTCGACGCCGGCCAATATTCTGGAAAAGATCATTCGCTACGAGGCCGTCCATCATATCGGCGGCTGGGACGAGTTGCGTCTGCGCCTCGCGCCGGAAGACCGGCGCTGCTTCGCGTTCTTCCATCCGCAGCTCGTCGACGACCCGCTGATTTTCGTGGAAGTGGCGCTGACCCGGGAGATGCCCTCGAACATTGCGGACCTGTTGACGGAAGACCGCGCGCCGATCCGCGCCGCCGACGCGACGAGCGCGGTCTTCTATTCGATCTCAAACTGCCAGGAGGGCCTCAAGGGCATTTCCTTCGGCAACTTCCTGATCAAGCAAGTGGTGGAGGATCTGCGCCGCGAGTTCCCTCGCCTCGATACCTTCGCGACTTTGTCGCCGGTGCCAGGCTTTGCCGAATGGCTGTTGCGCGAACGGCGTGCAGAGATCTCCGATGCCCTGTCCGCCGCCGACCGCAGCAAGCTTGCGGCGCTTGATGATCCCGGTTGGGCCGACCAGCCGCAACTGCTGGCAAGCATCAAGCCGGTCATGACGGCCGCTGCCGCCTGGTATTTCCTCAAGGCCCGCAACCGCAATGGCAAGGTCGTGGACCCCGTTGCGCGCTTCCATCTCGGAAACGGCGCACGGCTCGAGCGCATCAATTTCCTCGCCGACCGCTCCGGTCGTGCCATGCGACAGGCCCACGGGCTGATGGTCAACTATCTCTACAAACTCGACGACATAGAGACGAACCACGAGACATTTGCGACCCGCGGCCAGGTCGTCGCCGCTCCGGCCATCCGGCGGCTGGTGCCCGCGGACAAGGGCCCCCGCAGTCTGGTTCCCGTTCCCGGCGTCCTTCCTCCCGACGTCCAATCAAGCGATGCCGCAAGGAAGAAAGGCAGCAAGGAGTTCACCTCATGA
- a CDS encoding malonate--CoA ligase: MSNHLFDAIRKAARPGASFILAADDRSWTYGDMLDRSGRIASALEALGVRPGDRVAVQVEKSPEALMLYLACLRVGAVYLPLNTAYTLAELDYFIEDAEPRIVVCAPAAKEGVARLAANHGAHVETLDEKGGGSLIELARGEAPDFPDAHRGPDDLAAILYTSGTTGRSKGAMLTHDNLLSNASTLRDYWRFTTDDRLIHALPIFHTHGLFVASNVILLAGASMYFLPKFDADEVLRLIPQATAMMGVPTFYVRLVQHPGLTREVTAGMRLFVSGSAPLLAETHRTFEDMTGHAILERYGMTETNMNTSNPYDGDRIAGTVGFPLPGISLRVADPESGKPLPDGETGMIEVKGPNVFQGYWRMPEKTQAEFRADGFFITGDLGKVDERGYVHIVGRGKDLVISGGYNIYPKEVESEIDRMPGVVESAVIGVPHPDFGEGLTAVVVRKSDAAIDERAVLDGLKDRLARYKQPKRVIFVNDLPRNTMGKVQKNLLRETYAELYAHAGNEKSVQARV, from the coding sequence ATGAGCAATCATCTGTTCGATGCCATCCGCAAGGCGGCGCGGCCCGGCGCCAGCTTCATCCTGGCAGCCGATGACCGCTCCTGGACCTACGGCGACATGCTGGATCGTTCGGGCCGCATCGCATCGGCGCTCGAAGCCCTCGGCGTGCGGCCGGGCGACCGGGTGGCTGTGCAGGTGGAGAAGAGCCCCGAGGCGCTGATGCTCTATCTCGCCTGCTTGCGCGTGGGAGCCGTCTATCTTCCGCTCAATACGGCCTATACGCTCGCCGAGCTCGACTATTTCATTGAAGATGCCGAACCCCGGATCGTCGTCTGCGCCCCGGCGGCCAAGGAGGGAGTGGCCAGGCTCGCCGCAAACCACGGGGCCCATGTCGAAACGCTGGACGAGAAAGGCGGCGGATCGCTGATCGAGCTTGCGCGCGGCGAGGCGCCCGATTTCCCGGATGCACATCGCGGGCCCGACGACCTTGCCGCGATCCTCTATACGTCGGGAACGACCGGACGCTCCAAAGGAGCCATGCTGACGCATGACAATCTCCTGTCAAACGCCTCCACGCTGCGAGACTACTGGCGCTTTACCACCGACGACAGGCTGATCCACGCCCTGCCGATTTTCCACACGCACGGCCTTTTCGTCGCGTCGAACGTGATCCTTCTTGCCGGTGCATCGATGTACTTCCTGCCGAAGTTCGACGCGGACGAGGTCCTGCGGCTGATTCCGCAGGCAACGGCGATGATGGGGGTTCCAACCTTCTACGTCCGCCTTGTCCAGCATCCCGGGCTGACGCGGGAGGTGACCGCCGGAATGCGACTGTTCGTTTCGGGCTCGGCTCCGCTGCTCGCCGAGACCCACAGGACGTTTGAAGACATGACGGGGCACGCCATTCTCGAGCGTTACGGGATGACGGAGACCAACATGAATACGTCGAACCCCTATGATGGGGATCGCATCGCCGGAACGGTCGGTTTTCCTTTGCCCGGCATCTCGCTTCGCGTCGCCGATCCGGAGAGCGGCAAGCCGCTTCCAGACGGCGAGACGGGCATGATCGAGGTGAAGGGCCCGAATGTTTTCCAGGGTTATTGGCGCATGCCCGAGAAAACGCAGGCCGAATTCCGTGCCGACGGTTTCTTCATCACCGGCGATCTCGGCAAGGTCGACGAGCGGGGCTACGTCCATATCGTCGGCCGTGGCAAGGATCTCGTTATTTCCGGCGGCTACAATATTTATCCCAAGGAGGTCGAATCGGAAATCGACCGGATGCCGGGTGTGGTCGAAAGCGCCGTCATCGGCGTGCCGCATCCGGATTTCGGCGAAGGCCTGACGGCCGTTGTCGTCAGAAAGTCGGATGCGGCGATCGACGAGCGAGCGGTTCTCGACGGGCTGAAGGACCGCCTGGCACGCTACAAGCAGCCGAAGCGGGTGATCTTCGTGAACGACCTGCCACGCAACACGATGGGCAAGGTCCAGAAGAACCTGCTTCGCGAGACGTATGCCGAGCTTTATGCCCACGCGGGGAACGAGAAGAGCGTGCAAGCGCGGGTGTGA
- a CDS encoding AraC family transcriptional regulator, producing MAEDSSAQFSFRFRGSSFDNMIETLGGAFGAFNAEPIGKARDFHWGIDFAACDNAVMLSGYHQDEFQFNIEPTRDTAEYLSIVIPRSGGMGVTYGPRTAEAGRGKLLLYNNFEPNSVLMYGRSNVIDELLINWPVILQAIEQNFEVPLKGSLDLLPELDLATPAGQTIASLAATMMDGMRDNGPLLRSPIAMAHLTHAMADLVVRLVPHQLSHLLDKKPCLVAPRHVRRAIEYMQANINRPITMPMVAEASGVSVRALQMGFRAFRDTTPAAYLTMLRLRAARQDLLDPGNNQTVNDICLKWGFFHSGRFSSAYRTTYGEYPSDTRKRVDRSHFAAAGR from the coding sequence ATGGCAGAAGACAGCAGTGCGCAATTCTCGTTTCGGTTTCGCGGCTCGTCCTTCGACAACATGATCGAAACGCTCGGAGGCGCTTTCGGTGCGTTCAACGCCGAGCCCATTGGGAAAGCCCGGGATTTCCATTGGGGGATTGACTTCGCCGCCTGTGACAATGCTGTGATGCTCAGCGGCTATCATCAGGACGAGTTTCAGTTCAACATCGAGCCGACCCGCGATACGGCAGAGTATTTGTCGATCGTGATTCCGCGAAGTGGCGGCATGGGGGTGACCTATGGGCCGCGCACCGCCGAGGCGGGACGGGGAAAGCTGTTGCTCTATAACAATTTCGAGCCGAACAGTGTCCTGATGTATGGTCGATCGAATGTGATCGATGAGCTCCTGATCAATTGGCCCGTCATCCTGCAGGCCATCGAGCAAAATTTTGAGGTGCCGCTCAAGGGCTCCCTGGATCTGTTGCCGGAGCTGGACCTGGCCACCCCGGCCGGCCAGACAATCGCCAGCCTGGCGGCGACGATGATGGACGGCATGCGCGACAATGGTCCATTGCTGCGCTCCCCGATCGCGATGGCACATCTCACCCATGCAATGGCCGATCTGGTGGTGCGCCTTGTTCCCCACCAGCTGTCGCATCTGCTGGACAAGAAGCCTTGCCTGGTTGCCCCCCGGCATGTCCGTCGCGCCATCGAATATATGCAGGCCAACATCAATCGGCCGATCACCATGCCCATGGTAGCCGAAGCGTCCGGCGTGTCCGTCCGAGCGCTCCAGATGGGCTTTCGCGCCTTCAGGGACACGACGCCTGCCGCCTATCTGACGATGCTCCGTTTGCGGGCAGCGCGGCAGGACCTGCTCGACCCCGGGAATAATCAGACCGTGAACGATATCTGCCTGAAATGGGGCTTCTTTCATTCCGGACGGTTCTCATCCGCATACCGAACGACCTATGGGGAATACCCTTCGGACACAAGGAAGCGTGTGGACAGGTCTCATTTCGCTGCCGCCGGGCGATAG
- the arsH gene encoding arsenical resistance protein ArsH, translating into MAKRFWTGRGGALSDLPAADPRCLRAPDAEALRPAFSTHPPRILVLYGSLRQVSYSRLLAEEAGRLLEYFGAEVRFFDPSGLPLPDDAPASHPKVQELRELSGWSEGQVWVSPERHGTITGIMKAQIDWIPLSIGSIRPTQGKTLAVMQVSGGSQSFNAVNTLRLLGRWMRMITIPNQSSVAKAYQEFEANGRMKPSSYYDRVVDVCEELVKFTLLTRDASGYLVDRYSERKEDAEKLEQRVKLKSV; encoded by the coding sequence ATGGCGAAGCGGTTCTGGACGGGGAGGGGCGGCGCATTGTCTGATCTCCCGGCCGCCGATCCGCGCTGTCTGCGCGCGCCCGATGCCGAGGCGTTGCGGCCGGCATTCTCGACGCATCCCCCGCGCATCCTTGTCCTCTACGGGTCGCTGCGCCAGGTGTCCTATTCTAGGCTTCTGGCGGAGGAGGCGGGGCGGTTGCTGGAGTATTTCGGGGCCGAGGTGCGCTTCTTCGACCCTTCGGGGCTGCCGCTGCCGGACGACGCACCGGCAAGCCATCCAAAGGTCCAGGAACTCAGGGAACTCTCCGGATGGTCCGAAGGCCAGGTCTGGGTGAGCCCGGAGCGCCATGGGACGATCACGGGCATCATGAAGGCCCAGATAGACTGGATACCGCTTTCGATCGGGTCGATCCGGCCGACCCAGGGCAAGACCCTCGCCGTCATGCAGGTGTCGGGCGGCTCGCAGTCCTTCAATGCGGTGAACACGCTACGCCTGCTCGGTCGCTGGATGCGCATGATAACCATTCCCAACCAGTCCTCGGTCGCCAAGGCCTACCAGGAATTCGAGGCGAACGGACGCATGAAGCCGTCTTCCTATTATGATCGGGTCGTCGACGTCTGCGAGGAACTCGTGAAATTCACGCTGCTGACCCGCGACGCTTCAGGTTACCTCGTTGACCGATACAGCGAACGCAAGGAAGACGCTGAGAAGCTGGAACAGCGGGTCAAGCTCAAGTCGGTCTAA
- the arsC gene encoding arsenate reductase (glutaredoxin) (This arsenate reductase requires both glutathione and glutaredoxin to convert arsenate to arsenite, after which the efflux transporter formed by ArsA and ArsB can extrude the arsenite from the cell, providing resistance.) codes for MTMDVTIYHNPDCGTSRNTLALIRHAGIEPKVVEYLKTPPGREELAGMVRGAGLSVREAIREKGTPYAELGLDDPSLSDDQLLTAMLEHPILINRPFVITPLGTRLARPSEAVLDILPADAFKGPFVKEDGEAVLDGEGRRIV; via the coding sequence ATGACCATGGACGTCACCATCTACCACAACCCCGATTGCGGCACGTCGCGCAACACATTGGCGCTGATCCGCCACGCCGGCATCGAGCCGAAGGTGGTCGAATATCTGAAGACCCCGCCTGGCCGCGAGGAGCTTGCCGGCATGGTCCGCGGCGCCGGCCTTTCGGTCCGCGAGGCGATCCGCGAGAAGGGCACGCCCTATGCGGAGCTCGGGCTCGACGATCCGTCGCTTTCCGACGACCAACTCCTGACGGCAATGCTCGAGCATCCGATCCTCATCAATCGGCCGTTCGTCATCACCCCTTTGGGCACTCGGCTGGCGCGTCCGTCGGAAGCGGTTCTCGACATCCTGCCCGCCGATGCTTTCAAGGGGCCGTTTGTCAAGGAGGATGGCGAAGCGGTTCTGGACGGGGAGGGGCGGCGCATTGTCTGA
- a CDS encoding aquaporin: MTFDMKRRLAAEFLGTAILVATVVGSGVMADRLSDDVAVSLLGNTIPTGAILIVLISILGPVSGAHFNPAVTIVFAARREIEPPAAALYILSQVAGGLAGMLVAHAMFELDIFQASQTVRTGGGQWLAETVATFGLVFTILAGLRFRGDAIPWLVGLYITAAYWFTASTSFANPAVAIARAFTNTFAGIRPGDLPGFVLAEVLGALLAAAVAGWMLAERSASISQIAVKGAE, encoded by the coding sequence ATGACGTTCGATATGAAACGCCGCCTCGCGGCGGAATTTCTGGGCACGGCCATCCTGGTCGCTACCGTCGTCGGCTCGGGCGTCATGGCCGATCGCCTCTCGGATGACGTGGCCGTGTCGCTGCTCGGCAATACCATACCGACGGGTGCCATCCTCATCGTCCTGATCAGCATCCTCGGTCCGGTCTCCGGTGCGCATTTCAATCCGGCGGTGACGATCGTGTTCGCGGCCAGGCGGGAGATCGAGCCGCCCGCCGCGGCGCTCTACATCCTGTCCCAAGTTGCGGGCGGCCTTGCAGGAATGCTTGTCGCCCATGCCATGTTCGAGCTGGATATCTTCCAGGCGTCGCAAACGGTTCGCACTGGCGGCGGCCAATGGTTAGCCGAGACCGTCGCAACCTTCGGTCTGGTCTTCACGATCCTGGCGGGATTGCGCTTCCGCGGCGATGCCATTCCGTGGCTCGTCGGCCTCTATATCACGGCGGCTTACTGGTTCACCGCCTCGACATCCTTCGCGAACCCCGCCGTTGCGATCGCCCGGGCGTTCACGAACACCTTTGCGGGCATCCGCCCCGGGGATCTGCCCGGCTTTGTTCTGGCCGAAGTGCTGGGGGCGCTCCTCGCAGCCGCCGTTGCCGGTTGGATGCTCGCCGAGCGGAGCGCCTCGATTTCTCAGATTGCGGTCAAGGGAGCCGAATGA